GTTCTATGTTGCGGCCCCGCACACCACGCTCGACAGAAACTGTCCGAACGGCGAAGCCATTCCGATTGAGCAGCGTGCGGCCAGCGAAGTGACCGGCGTGGCGGGCAGTTTTGGCAGCGTGCAGTGGGCGCCAGAAAACGCAAGCGTGTATAACCCGGCCTTTGATGTAACCCCGGCGGAGTTAATTAGCGGCTGGATTCTGGATACGGGCGTGGTGACGCCGGATCAAGTTCGGGATGGGGTATTTTTGCCTAAGAAATAATGCCCCTCATCATGGCCTTCTCCCCAGAGGGGAGAAGGCCTAGAAAGCACTACAAACTCACTATTTCCCCTCTCTCCTTTCCTGAGAGAGGGTCAATCACGGCCTACGGCAAACGTGGGTAAGCATCCGCAATCGCATCACCGGTAAAGTGTGCCACCCAGCCTTCCGGATTATCGAAAATACGAATCGCGGTAAAATGCGGCTCCGATCCCATATCAAACCAGTGCGGTGTCCCCGCCGGGACGGAAATCAGATCGTTCTTCTCGCACAGGATCTGATACACCTTGTCGTCCAGGTGCAGGCAGAACAGCCCCGCGCCTTCCACGAAGAAACGCACTTCATCTTCGCCATGGGTATGCTCGGACAGGAATTTGGTCCGCAACACATCTTTCTGAGGGTTATCCGCACGCAGGCTAATAACATCCCAGCTCTGATAGCCCTTCTCCGCCACCAGCTTGTCGATCGCGTGCTGATAAGCGTGAATCACCGTGTCCGGCGTTGGGTCATTCCCTAAATCCTGGTTCGCTTCCCAGCGTTCAAAACGCACATCTTTTGCGTTCAGCTGCTCGCGAATCTCTTGCGCGTCCG
This Klebsiella michiganensis DNA region includes the following protein-coding sequences:
- a CDS encoding acireductone dioxygenase yields the protein MSALTIFTDTEAKEPVWHSTDAQEIREQLNAKDVRFERWEANQDLGNDPTPDTVIHAYQHAIDKLVAEKGYQSWDVISLRADNPQKDVLRTKFLSEHTHGEDEVRFFVEGAGLFCLHLDDKVYQILCEKNDLISVPAGTPHWFDMGSEPHFTAIRIFDNPEGWVAHFTGDAIADAYPRLP